The Xenopus tropicalis strain Nigerian chromosome 2, UCB_Xtro_10.0, whole genome shotgun sequence genome window below encodes:
- the LOC101733980 gene encoding uncharacterized protein K02A2.6, whose protein sequence is MATIIGQIDTFDEAREQWTTYVERFEHFVKANDIDEGKTVSVFLSVMGASTYGLLRSLIAPVKPGTMSYGDIVNTLQAHFSPRPIVIAERFKFHKRNQAEGESVAQYVAVLKKLAEHCEFGDNLNDALRDRVVCGLCSESIQRKLLTESALTYQKAVDIAMSMEAVSRESQHLSNSLKVNAMSFASESPKAKCFRCGKSNHPQNECFYKDQLCHNCGKKGHIARSCKGAKTEVKIPRVFGKGNYVKSKGMAKKKTIHKMGTETERLNEETSSDTESELTLHNVTATSKNPAPGNIMKRENEEGTAVIKIQPKIEGLRVEMEVDTGAAVSIISGELYRDKLSHIRLRHTNVVLKTYTGEVIRPEGVIKVCVKLNKQCARLPLYIVTGNAVPLFGREWLRRIHLDWREIKSISAVHRSNEGTLDSLLKQHEKVFSEELGTFNGYTATINLKPGTQPKFFQARVVPYAIRPKVEEEINHLLKQGIISPVRFSEWATPIVPVIKKGGNVRICGDFKVTVNPALCAEHYPLPRIEDLFASLAGGKRFSKLDLSQAYLQIPVHENSRKYLTITTHKGMFVYNRLPFGITSAPSIFQRAMEQVLQGLPSVHCFLDDILITGRDDAHHLSNLEAVLNRLEKCGLRLKREKCEFFKNSLEYLGHMIDASGLHKSANKLRAVVEAPVPVNVSQLRSFLGLVNYYARFVPNLSTVLHPLNAMLHKEVKWNWSPECEGAFQEIKRQLLTPNVLTHYDPRLPVRLACDASPYGVGAVLSHLMPDGQERPIAFASRTLSKAEQNYAQLEREALGLIFGVRKFHTYLYGRHFTLMTDHRPLTTILHPHKATPSMAAARLQRWALLLALHNYTIQYRSADKHGNADSLSRLPLPVHHKDRKDALEVYFINKMDTLPVSSSDIRKGTRTDPILCQVKEMVSTGLFPPTKDSENVLKPYLMRKEELSLLQDCLMWGQRVIVPPNLRPQVLEDLHTGHPGVVKMKALARSYIWWPNIDSQIEEKSKTCMSCQQNQKSPALSPLNPWAWPESPWQRIHIDYAGPFEGRMFLVVVDAHSKWPEVLVMDSTTSCKTIEVLRGLFSRYGIPETLVSDNGPQFTSEEFECFLKSNGVKHVRSAPFHPATNGLAERFVQTFKHSLKASKEPKPLQQRLDAFLLQYRNTPHSTTKEAPAMLFLHRRLRTRLDLIKPSVKQTVEQAQEVQCSYRALHAKERDFGVGDSVLVRDYRRGGEKWKTGTVSSQSGPVSYTVQVDSTQTWKRHADQMLGGHPEITKATELLPADNSVSPILDDREQELPLISNETVSYAPDQHADGLVAPAMVISQNERRFPVRNRKAPNRLDL, encoded by the coding sequence ATGGCTACGATCATTGGACAGATTGATACCTTCGACGAGGCGAGAGAGCAATGGACCACGTATGTAGAACGCTTTGAACACTTCGTGAAAGCAAATGACATTGACGAGGGAAAAACAGTGTCGGTTTTCCTCAGCGTAATGGGAGCATCCACTTATGGACTCTTACGTAGCCTTATTGCACCAGTTAAGCCCGGCACTATGTCATATGGAGACATTGTGAACACACTGCAAGCGCATTTCAGTCCCAGGCCTATTGTGATTGCTGAGAGGTTCAAGTTTCACAAACGAAATCAGGCGGAGGGGGAAAGTGTTGCACAGTATGTGGCTGTATTAAAGAAACTGGCGGAGCACTGTGAATTTGGTGACAATTTAAACGATGCATTAAGAGACAGAGTGGTGTGTGGCCTGTGCAGCGAGTCAATACAGCGGAAGCTTTTGACTGAATCGGCACTCACGTACCAAAAGGCCGTGGACATAGCAATGTCAATGGAGGCTGTATCGAGGGAATCACAGCATTTAAGTAACTCATTGAAAGTAAATGCCATGTCTTTTGCATCAGAATCGCCAAAGGCAAAATGTTTTAGATGTGGAAAGTCTAACCATCcccaaaatgaatgtttttacaAAGACCAACTGTGTCACAATTGTGGAAAGAAGGGCCACATCGCTCGGTCATGTAAAGGTGCAAAGACAGAGGTGAAAATACCGAGAGTTTTCGGAAAAGGAAACTATGTAAAAAGTAAGGGaatggcaaagaaaaaaacaattcacaaaatgggCACTGAGACGGAAAGGCTGAATGAAGAGACAAGTTCGGATACTGAGTCTGAACTGACACTACACAACGTTACCGCAACATCGAAAAACCCTGCACCAGGGAACATAATGAAAAGGGAAAATGAGGAAGGGACAGCGGTAATAAAAATACAACCAAAAATTGAGGGGTTACGAGTAGAGATGGAAGTCGACACAGGAGCGGCAGTTTCTATTATCTCAGGGGAACTGTATAGAGATAAATTAAGTCACATTCGTCTGCGCCATACAAACGTTGTTCTCAAGACATACACTGGCGAAGTAATCCGGCCAGAAGGAGTCATCAAGGTGTGCGTTAAGCTAAACAAACAATGTGCACGGTTACCACTGTATATTGTTACCGGAAATGCGGTTCCGCTATTCGGACGCGAGTGGCTTCGCCGAATTCATCTGGACTGGCGTGAGATCAAATCAATAAGTGCAGTACACCGCAGCAACGAAGGGACATTGGACAGCCTTCTAAAACAGCATGAGAAAGTTTTCAGTGAAGAGTTAGGAACTTTCAATGGTTACACAGCTACCATCAATCTGAAACCAGGAACTCAACCAAAGTTTTTCCAAGCTCGAGTGGTACCATATGCCATCAGACCCAAGGTGGAGGAAGAAATCAACCACCTACTCAAACAAGGAATCATTTCACCAGTACGATTCAGTGAATGGGCAACCCCGATTGTGCCTGTAATCAAAAAAGGAGGTAATGTCAGAATCTGCGGTGACTTCAAAGTAACGGTAAACCCAGCCTTATGTGCCGAACATTATCCATTACCTCGGATTGAAGATCTGTTCGCTTCACTAGCGGGAGGAAAAAGGTTTAGCAAATTGGACCTTTCACAAGCGTACCTGCAGATCCCTGTACATGAAAATTCACGGAAATACTTAACCATCACGACACACAAGGGAATGTTCGTATACAACAGATTACCTTTTGGCATCACATCAGCTCCATCGATATTCCAACGAGCCATGGAACAAGTACTGCAGGGGTTACCATCCGTCCACTGTTTTCTGGACGACATCCTGATCACAGGGAGAGACGATGCACACCACTTGTCTAATCTTGAGGCTGTGCTAAATAGACTGGAGAAATGTGGACTTCGGTTAAAAAGAGAGAAGTGTGAGTTTTTCAAAAACTCATTAGAGTATTTGGGACACATGATTGATGCATCGGGACTCCACAAGTCCGCCAATAAACTGCGCGCAGTTGTAGAGGCACCGGTCCCGGTCAATGTTAGCCAACTCAGGTCCTTCCTGGGGCTGGTTAATTATTATGCAAGATTCGTTCCAAACCTGTCCACAGTCCTTCACCCCCTGAACGCAATGTTACATAAGGAGGTGAAATGGAACTGGTCTCCAGAATGTGAGGGTGCATTTCAGGAAATCAAGAGACAGCTATTGACACCCAATGTGCTTACGCACTACGACCCAAGACTTCCAGTCCGATTGGCGTGCGACGCTTCACCCTATGGGGTGGGGGCAGTACTTTCACATTTGATGCCAGATGGGCAGGAAAGACCCATAGCCTTCGCTTCGAGAACCTTAAGTAAGGCAGAGCAAAACTATGCGCAGCTGGAGCGAGAAGCATTAGGATTAATCTTCGGAGTACGGAAGTTTCACACTTACCTATATGGACGTCACTTCACCTTAATGACTGATCACCGTCCACTTACCACCATACTCCATCCACACAAAGCGACTCCCTCCATGGCTGCAGCCAGACTTCAAAGGTGGGCTCTCCTGTTGGCTCTACATAACTACACTATCCAGTATAGGAGTGCGGACAAACACGGGAACGCAGATAGTTTATCACGCTTACCACTGCCTGTTCACCACAAGGACAGAAAGGATGCATTAGaggtttattttataaacaaaatggaTACACTTCCAGTCAGTAGCAGTGATATTCGGAAAGGAACCAGGACAGATCCAATTCTCTGTCAGGTAAAGGAAATGGTATCCACCGGGTTATTCCCACCTACCAAAGActcagaaaatgttttaaaaccgTATCtcatgaggaaggaggagctatCACTTTTGCAGGACTGTCTAATGTGGGGACAGCGAGTTATCGTTCCACCAAATTTGAGACCCCAAGTCTTAGAGGATTTACACACGGGACACCCAGGTGTAGTCAAAATGAAGGCATTAGCGCGTAGCTACATCTGGTGGCCAAATATCGACTCGCAGATTGAGGAAAAATCTAAAACCTGCATGTCCTgtcaacaaaatcagaaatcccCAGCCCTATCACCGTTAAATCCCTGGGCATGGCCCGAATCCCCTTGGCAGCGAATCCACATCGATTACGCTGGGCCATTTGAAGGACGCATGTTCCTAGTAGTCGTTGACGCACACTCGAAATGGCCAGAAGTTCTGGTGATGGATTCTACTACGTCATGCAAAACGATCGAGGTATTGCGTGGTCTTTTTAGTCGCTATGGCATACCTGAAACCTTAGTGAGCGACAATGGCCCACAATTTACTTCAGAGGAATTTGAATGCTTTCTGAAATCGAATGGTGTTAAACATGTACGCTCGGCACCATTTCACCCAGCGACCAACGGGTTGGCTGAGCGTTTTGTACAAACTTTTAAACATTCGCTAAAAGCATCCAAAGAACCAAAACCATTGCAACAAAGACTAGATGCTTTCCTGTTACAGTACAGGAATACTCCCCACAGCACAACAAAAGAAGCACCGGCAATGTTGTTCTTACATCGCAGACTGAGAACACGACTAGATTTAATAAAGCCAAGTGTAAAACAGACTGTGGAGCAAGCCCAAGAAGTTCAATGTTCGTACCGTGCTCTCCATGCGAAAGAAAGAGACTTTGGTGTTGGTGATTCCGTGCTGGTCAGAGATTATAGACGTGGGGGAGAAAAGTGGAAAACTGGTACTGTCTCTTCCCAGTCAGGACCAGTGTCATATACGGTCCAAGTGGACAGTACACAAACCTGGAAAAGACATGCAGATCAAATGTTAGGGGGACACCCGGAAATCACAAAAGCCACCGAACTGTTGCCAGCGGATAACAGTGTGTCACCAATATTAGACGATAGGGAACAAGAACTGCCTTTGATATCTAATGAGACTGTATCTTATGCACCAGACCAACATGCAGATGGGCTTGTTGCACCGGCTATGGTTATTTCCCAAAATGAGAGGCGATTCCCAGTGAGGAATCGTAAGGCACCTAACAGATTAGATctgtag